Proteins encoded in a region of the Stieleria neptunia genome:
- a CDS encoding BlaI/MecI/CopY family transcriptional regulator — protein MARPESEYPTQLELEILKVLWDASPLPVREVRARLEAGAGRTLAHSSVITMLNIMHRKGFLRRQKAGKAFLFSPKVEKEHVSGGMVSDLLSRLFEGSPTAMVLNLLETGDIDADELDEIRRLVNRKRKERNQ, from the coding sequence ATGGCACGGCCAGAGTCGGAGTATCCGACGCAGCTTGAACTCGAGATCTTGAAGGTGCTCTGGGACGCATCTCCGCTTCCTGTGCGTGAAGTCCGCGCCCGATTGGAAGCCGGCGCGGGCCGCACGCTGGCCCACAGCAGCGTGATCACGATGCTGAACATCATGCATCGCAAAGGCTTTCTGAGACGTCAAAAGGCCGGCAAAGCATTTCTGTTTTCGCCAAAAGTCGAGAAAGAGCATGTCAGCGGAGGCATGGTTTCGGACCTGCTTTCGCGTCTATTCGAAGGTTCGCCGACCGCCATGGTTTTGAACCTGCTCGAGACCGGTGACATCGATGCCGATGAGCTGGATGAAATCCGACGCTTGGTCAACCGCAAACGCAAGGAGCGGAATCAATGA
- a CDS encoding response regulator: MDIRTSYMDLGSLHTAKDQPFTRDQLVRTLINAARHLVWCTSMDGKLLYVNRVAERVYGRPLKELTADPDYWLDAIHPDDRETVVANLDELLEKKHIEQDYRIVRPNGSVIWLHDRVSVVHDANRKPKFIGGIGTDISAIRESEALYSSLVECIPMQVVRKDMKGKVVFGNQLYCDSMGKPLDELLGKTDFDLFPKDLAKKYRQDDRRVVKTGKVVNHVEAHEKADGERVYMETFKGPVYDAVGNISGIQIMFWDVTQRHQAEQEVREAKEVAEAAKEMAEQANHAKSEFLANMSHEIRTPMNGIIGMTELLLHTTPTSEQRDYLNMVKQSADSLLRLLNDILDFSKIEAGKLDLEHHPFSLRDCIGQTIQTLGCRAGGKGLEMLCHVAPEIPDMLVGDAGRLGQIVVNLVGNAIKFTEQGEVEVDVNLQSSSEDSVDLRVSVRDTGIGIPPDRQQAVFESFRQADASTNRRFGGTGLGLTISSQLVELMNGRIWVESEVGTGTTFHFTGRFDVVDPQPAAVVTEALHGVPVLVVDDNAISRTILDEMLRQWGLAVTVAAGGEEAITELQRAAADGRPYPLAIVDCAMHPMDGFEVATRVRQEHDVALSDCQIIMLSSAVKAGDVEQCRRLGVARYMQKPAVHSDLLKTILKATGHSDPSHANSKVDAPKAYRKLKVLLAEDGEVNRKVAVGLLSHHGHEVLVAEDGVEAVAALDDQRFDIVLMDVQMPNMNGIEATRLIREKEHQLDRHTPIVAMTAGAMKGDEEHCLEAGMDGYIAKPIDPEKLYDLMEQCVSDQTIGPSNVPVAVARDADNANATPNPDATPDAEPAPGESDVSELTELMNDPAAAKTLSAIDMETARQRCRGNDSHLRILAETLIGEATGLMKSMREAVDSHDVQSIRRGAHSLKGAASVFGASDVVEAALHLETIAESADLADLNAQVDKVDEEVGRLVAALILLSKQNAEH; this comes from the coding sequence GTGGATATTCGAACCTCCTACATGGATCTCGGGTCGCTACACACGGCCAAGGACCAGCCATTTACGAGAGATCAGCTTGTCAGAACGCTGATCAACGCGGCTCGGCATCTGGTCTGGTGTACGTCGATGGATGGCAAGTTGCTGTATGTGAACCGCGTCGCCGAGCGTGTTTATGGCAGGCCGCTGAAGGAACTGACAGCCGACCCCGATTACTGGCTGGACGCGATCCACCCGGATGACCGCGAGACGGTCGTCGCGAATCTGGACGAGTTGTTGGAAAAAAAGCACATCGAACAGGACTATCGCATCGTGCGTCCCAACGGTTCGGTGATCTGGTTGCACGACCGAGTCAGCGTGGTCCACGACGCCAACCGCAAACCAAAATTCATCGGCGGGATCGGCACGGACATCAGTGCGATTCGCGAATCCGAAGCGCTCTATTCGTCGCTGGTCGAGTGCATCCCGATGCAGGTGGTCCGCAAGGACATGAAAGGCAAAGTCGTGTTCGGCAACCAGCTGTACTGCGATTCGATGGGCAAGCCGTTGGATGAGTTGCTCGGGAAGACCGATTTCGATCTGTTTCCCAAGGACCTGGCAAAGAAGTATCGCCAAGATGATCGCCGTGTCGTCAAAACGGGCAAGGTGGTCAACCATGTCGAAGCCCATGAGAAAGCCGACGGCGAACGGGTTTACATGGAGACCTTCAAGGGACCGGTCTACGACGCCGTCGGGAACATCAGTGGCATCCAGATCATGTTTTGGGATGTCACCCAGCGGCATCAAGCCGAGCAGGAGGTGCGTGAGGCGAAGGAGGTTGCCGAGGCTGCCAAGGAAATGGCGGAACAAGCCAACCACGCCAAGAGCGAGTTTCTGGCAAACATGAGTCATGAAATCCGCACGCCAATGAACGGGATCATCGGGATGACGGAGTTATTGCTTCACACCACGCCGACATCGGAACAACGTGACTACTTGAACATGGTCAAACAGTCCGCCGACTCGCTGCTGCGGCTGCTCAACGACATTCTCGATTTTTCCAAGATCGAAGCCGGAAAACTCGATCTGGAACATCATCCCTTCAGTCTGCGCGATTGCATCGGGCAAACGATCCAGACGCTCGGTTGCCGTGCCGGGGGCAAGGGGCTGGAAATGCTCTGTCATGTCGCGCCCGAGATTCCCGACATGCTTGTCGGTGACGCAGGGCGACTCGGACAGATCGTGGTCAATCTGGTGGGCAACGCGATCAAGTTTACCGAACAGGGCGAAGTCGAAGTGGACGTCAATCTTCAATCAAGCAGTGAAGATTCGGTCGATCTGCGGGTTTCGGTCCGCGACACCGGTATCGGTATTCCGCCCGACCGACAACAAGCCGTTTTCGAGTCGTTCCGCCAAGCCGACGCTTCGACGAACAGGCGATTCGGCGGCACCGGGCTGGGCCTGACGATTTCGAGCCAGCTTGTCGAGCTGATGAACGGTCGGATTTGGGTCGAAAGCGAGGTCGGCACGGGAACGACATTCCATTTCACCGGCCGCTTCGACGTGGTCGACCCGCAACCCGCGGCGGTCGTCACCGAGGCGTTGCACGGCGTGCCGGTGCTGGTGGTGGATGACAACGCGATCAGCCGCACGATCCTGGACGAGATGCTCCGCCAATGGGGTCTCGCGGTGACCGTCGCGGCCGGCGGCGAAGAAGCGATCACGGAACTGCAGCGTGCCGCGGCGGACGGCCGGCCCTATCCGCTTGCCATTGTTGATTGCGCGATGCACCCGATGGACGGTTTCGAAGTTGCCACACGCGTGCGACAGGAGCACGATGTCGCACTGAGCGACTGCCAAATCATCATGCTCTCGTCGGCCGTTAAGGCGGGCGACGTCGAACAATGTCGGCGGCTCGGTGTGGCCCGCTACATGCAAAAACCCGCGGTTCACTCGGACCTTTTGAAAACCATCCTCAAGGCCACCGGGCATTCCGATCCGTCTCACGCCAATTCGAAGGTTGACGCCCCCAAGGCCTATCGCAAGCTGAAGGTTTTGCTGGCCGAGGATGGCGAGGTCAACCGAAAGGTTGCGGTCGGACTGTTGTCGCACCACGGACATGAAGTGCTGGTTGCCGAAGACGGCGTGGAAGCGGTTGCGGCGCTCGATGACCAGAGATTTGACATCGTGCTGATGGATGTGCAAATGCCGAATATGAATGGGATCGAAGCAACCCGGCTGATTCGCGAGAAGGAGCACCAATTGGATCGTCACACGCCGATCGTCGCGATGACGGCCGGCGCGATGAAAGGTGACGAAGAACATTGCCTGGAAGCAGGAATGGACGGCTATATCGCCAAGCCGATCGATCCCGAGAAGCTCTATGACCTCATGGAACAATGCGTCAGCGACCAGACGATCGGCCCCTCCAATGTTCCGGTGGCTGTCGCACGGGACGCTGACAACGCGAACGCGACCCCCAATCCGGACGCGACTCCCGACGCTGAACCGGCCCCCGGCGAGAGTGATGTTTCCGAGCTGACCGAGTTGATGAACGATCCGGCTGCCGCGAAGACGCTCAGCGCGATCGATATGGAAACCGCACGCCAGCGTTGCCGCGGCAACGATTCGCACCTTCGAATCCTTGCCGAAACTCTGATCGGTGAAGCGACGGGCCTGATGAAATCCATGCGCGAAGCGGTCGATTCGCACGATGTTCAATCGATCCGCCGCGGTGCCCACTCGCTCAAAGGCGCCGCATCGGTGTTCGGCGCCAGCGACGTCGTCGAAGCGGCCCTGCATCTGGAGACCATCGCGGAATCGGCAGACCTTGCCGATCTCAATGCCCAAGTCGACAAGGTGGACGAGGAAGTCGGACGTCTGGTCGCAGCTCTGATTCTGCTCTCCAAGCAAAACGCGGAACATTGA
- a CDS encoding M56 family metallopeptidase, whose product MNAWDVLSAELSWQICATLLHSLWQITLIAFFVWLICRWERATVEQKYLVHVAGLLLSIAVVPLTFVLVAHDRPTEESISRAAYASTIGGGAIVQSVQSPDHTSVPQTTNVPSNDPLIAHVESTAMNGPDPSVDAAINDRGISTTKVGHVWLGVGSWIAGLYLLGVLLMLARLGWDVIRTEQIRLRSRAVTGGPLLTAICHLADRWSLSVLPGLATAEQIVVPQVLGLLKPTILMPASAMTGLSTEQLEMILAHELAHVRRQDMWINLLQRLAESILFFSPPLWMISRRISVLREHCCDEIACQVAGEIAPDGDSDSRYCYAQALLLVAEASCPNQSTNLATVAADGHTPSELRRRIARLLGQPIREPLQVPRRAIAMAILLVPLAWASVTWQANAQRATQESEPASGVAAVENKTTDADRAVAEARIRTFGLQNANRIALRQSVRQINVPGMQSYAKRDLASLWKARGSRLTDPQLNKNRTESRIGWEGERLLLSQLSVFQPNQSWRQSHYWDGQNGWIGEIQSTQEKKTKNVYRYASLERLTEHIHPFSYPHWAAAGDRLPWPGPTVLIAEHSVAPQQTHYRHSGTETIDGEVCDVYTGPERSEQIWIGTTTKLVKAVSRHYLSGISPEQQWKIASEAAGKPIANRQQYDRYRQTLSPEEQIALQARWSAAAWDQTHPGNLTVFSDYQEIAPGVRWPMQADRVVVHPSGQAKDTFKYYLSKIEVELIGDFDMQEFAADALPDPGVKVTDRTGESWFEYVWSDQLTQADIEEKRRQVSAKESAEAERKRRTNATPIKTVDDAIGILTEGPRVEPTMVWARAIKFLTEHPETALPALIKTIDNEQRDHPISKLAFALRAIGDARAVPALIRALPRTLLPGRSDFGLLLEEDVELRRFMQQHDLGKGSVGTTFDYGRAFREVTGALRRLTNQQFNEMELNWIRLKGSKTQRDAAQQQFDRVARRWADWWEANWRDHVDDPVYSDVNLKPSSDADVAPTGARQPLAGPSVEIISGGSGGIIQSVHDTGKKCFFDLDTGRQADWPNELPPLGKTQLDSTEFRDWARREGFDVAGITYTPDGGTEPLYCLMPLGLSVWKISEEDHRNLPAMALGQQPYPLSNPVELLVPRRTVPKPRDAQHSGDSFLFVTREGTTGIIRLTAQVTKTEDRSGYASSEEFLFENSGFYRGVKYAYETFSETSGEQP is encoded by the coding sequence ATGAACGCTTGGGACGTCTTGTCGGCAGAATTAAGTTGGCAAATCTGCGCGACACTTCTTCATTCGCTGTGGCAAATCACATTGATCGCTTTCTTCGTCTGGCTGATTTGTCGATGGGAGCGGGCAACGGTCGAACAGAAGTATCTGGTCCATGTTGCCGGGTTGTTGTTGAGCATTGCCGTGGTGCCGTTGACATTTGTTCTGGTCGCACACGACCGTCCCACGGAAGAATCGATCTCCCGTGCGGCCTACGCGTCCACGATCGGCGGAGGTGCGATCGTCCAATCTGTCCAGTCGCCTGATCATACGTCTGTGCCGCAGACCACCAACGTGCCGTCAAACGACCCTCTCATTGCTCACGTCGAATCCACAGCGATGAATGGACCGGATCCATCCGTCGATGCCGCGATCAACGACCGAGGTATCAGCACGACAAAGGTGGGGCATGTATGGCTAGGCGTTGGTTCATGGATTGCCGGGCTGTATTTGCTCGGTGTATTGCTGATGCTGGCCCGACTCGGATGGGACGTGATCCGCACCGAACAGATACGCCTGCGAAGTCGTGCGGTGACCGGCGGGCCTTTATTGACGGCGATCTGTCATCTGGCCGATCGATGGTCGCTCTCCGTGTTGCCCGGACTCGCGACGGCCGAGCAAATTGTCGTTCCCCAGGTGCTGGGTTTGTTAAAACCCACCATCTTGATGCCTGCGTCTGCCATGACAGGGCTTTCAACGGAACAGCTTGAAATGATCTTGGCGCACGAGCTTGCCCATGTGCGGCGGCAAGATATGTGGATCAATTTGCTGCAGCGACTCGCCGAGTCGATTCTCTTTTTTAGTCCGCCGCTGTGGATGATCAGTCGTCGAATCAGCGTGTTGCGTGAGCACTGTTGCGATGAAATCGCCTGCCAGGTTGCCGGCGAGATCGCCCCGGATGGTGACAGCGATTCACGCTATTGTTATGCGCAAGCACTTTTACTGGTGGCCGAGGCATCGTGTCCAAATCAATCGACGAACCTGGCCACCGTGGCCGCCGACGGACACACGCCCTCGGAGCTTCGTCGACGGATCGCGCGTTTGCTGGGCCAGCCGATTCGTGAACCGTTGCAAGTTCCGCGCCGTGCAATCGCCATGGCCATCCTGCTCGTGCCACTTGCGTGGGCTTCGGTAACGTGGCAAGCCAATGCGCAGCGGGCGACGCAGGAATCGGAACCGGCCAGCGGTGTCGCTGCCGTGGAAAACAAAACCACCGATGCCGACCGCGCCGTGGCCGAAGCACGAATCCGAACGTTCGGATTGCAAAACGCCAATCGGATCGCGCTGCGACAATCCGTTCGCCAAATCAACGTCCCCGGAATGCAGTCGTACGCCAAGAGAGACCTGGCGAGCTTGTGGAAAGCTCGGGGCAGCCGGTTGACCGATCCGCAATTGAACAAGAATCGTACCGAATCACGTATTGGCTGGGAGGGCGAGCGGCTGCTGCTGAGTCAGCTCAGCGTGTTCCAGCCCAATCAGTCTTGGCGTCAATCGCACTACTGGGACGGCCAAAACGGCTGGATCGGTGAGATCCAGTCCACGCAGGAAAAGAAAACGAAGAACGTTTACCGCTACGCCTCCCTCGAACGACTCACCGAACACATCCATCCGTTCAGCTACCCACACTGGGCGGCCGCCGGAGATCGTCTGCCCTGGCCCGGACCAACCGTCTTGATCGCCGAGCACAGTGTCGCGCCACAACAAACGCATTACCGCCACTCGGGGACCGAGACAATTGATGGCGAGGTTTGCGACGTCTACACGGGCCCCGAACGGAGCGAACAGATCTGGATCGGAACGACGACCAAGCTTGTCAAAGCAGTCAGTCGCCACTATTTGTCGGGGATTTCCCCCGAGCAACAATGGAAAATCGCTTCCGAAGCGGCCGGCAAACCGATCGCAAATCGACAGCAGTACGACCGCTATCGCCAGACATTGTCACCCGAGGAACAAATCGCACTGCAGGCACGTTGGTCTGCCGCTGCCTGGGATCAGACTCATCCCGGTAACCTCACCGTCTTTTCGGACTATCAAGAAATCGCACCGGGTGTCCGCTGGCCCATGCAGGCCGATCGTGTCGTCGTGCATCCCAGTGGCCAAGCAAAAGACACGTTCAAGTACTATCTGTCAAAGATCGAAGTCGAGTTGATCGGTGATTTCGACATGCAAGAGTTCGCTGCCGATGCCTTGCCGGATCCAGGCGTCAAGGTTACCGACCGAACCGGAGAATCATGGTTCGAGTACGTTTGGTCGGATCAACTGACGCAAGCGGACATCGAAGAAAAACGCCGACAGGTATCCGCCAAAGAATCTGCCGAAGCCGAACGGAAACGCCGAACCAACGCCACGCCGATCAAGACGGTCGACGATGCGATCGGAATTCTCACCGAAGGCCCCCGAGTCGAGCCGACGATGGTGTGGGCACGGGCCATCAAGTTCTTGACCGAGCATCCTGAGACAGCGTTGCCGGCGCTGATCAAAACGATCGACAATGAGCAGCGTGATCATCCCATCAGCAAGTTGGCCTTTGCGCTACGAGCGATCGGTGATGCTCGCGCCGTTCCGGCTTTGATCCGGGCCCTCCCACGCACCCTCCTGCCCGGTCGAAGCGACTTCGGTCTATTGCTCGAAGAGGACGTCGAGCTTCGGCGGTTCATGCAACAACATGATCTCGGTAAAGGCAGCGTTGGGACAACGTTTGATTACGGCAGGGCCTTTCGAGAAGTGACCGGCGCATTGCGCAGGCTTACCAATCAACAATTCAATGAAATGGAACTGAATTGGATCCGGTTGAAAGGATCGAAAACGCAACGGGATGCCGCACAACAACAGTTCGATCGGGTTGCCAGACGGTGGGCGGATTGGTGGGAAGCCAACTGGCGTGATCACGTCGACGACCCGGTCTATTCGGATGTGAATCTAAAACCGTCGTCTGATGCTGACGTGGCACCGACTGGAGCCCGCCAACCGCTTGCCGGTCCGAGTGTCGAAATCATCAGTGGCGGTTCCGGTGGCATCATTCAATCGGTACACGACACCGGGAAAAAATGTTTCTTCGACCTCGACACCGGACGCCAGGCAGACTGGCCGAACGAACTGCCCCCGCTCGGAAAGACCCAATTGGATTCCACCGAATTCCGCGACTGGGCACGTCGTGAAGGGTTTGATGTGGCGGGCATCACCTACACGCCCGATGGTGGTACCGAACCGCTGTATTGCTTGATGCCACTGGGATTGAGTGTTTGGAAGATCAGCGAAGAAGACCACCGAAACCTGCCGGCGATGGCCCTTGGCCAACAACCCTACCCGCTGTCCAACCCGGTCGAGTTGCTTGTCCCGCGCCGCACCGTCCCTAAACCGAGAGACGCTCAACACAGCGGTGATTCATTTTTATTCGTGACACGCGAGGGAACCACCGGCATCATACGGTTGACCGCACAAGTCACCAAGACCGAGGATCGAAGCGGCTACGCGTCGAGCGAAGAGTTTTTGTTTGAGAATTCCGGGTTCTATCGCGGTGTGAAGTACGCCTACGAAACCTTCTCCGAAACGTCCGGCGAGCAACCGTGA
- a CDS encoding SAM-dependent methyltransferase, with protein sequence MLHSEKIELGGGGVFCYRRQVMPPRQVRLDVSGETASTVTPLETARMGLPFSAQTQLRSIKDVLGAIADPLDLNVSVRLWNGDVVPIGRDVDGRYTIALSGPGVVGSLLRRPSLETLVRLYATGHIAFEGGDLMEFTEALKTEKANRRRLKTISKTMLVKKTLPFLFAKTDAGDLSHQFADDGVGRNESRRDNTDYIRFHYDVGNAFYKLFLGSEMQYTCAYFKDWDNSLDQAQRDKMDMICRKLRLKPGERMLDIGCGWGGLIRYAAQHYGVKAHGITLSQEQHDYAQTKIDELGLGDQVSVEICDYADHQGTYDKISSIGMSEHIGIANYPRYFDKINSMLRDRGIMLNHAIARRAKKSKRDARKIRPERKFILKYIFPGSELTPVGMTTDFLENSGFEVHDVESWREHYALTLKYWCKNLSANRDEAIRLVGPERYRLWVAYMAGGSAGFSAGSIKIYQVVATKRAGKGLSGMPPTRADLYRAA encoded by the coding sequence TTGCTTCACAGCGAAAAAATTGAACTCGGCGGAGGCGGAGTGTTCTGCTACCGTCGGCAGGTGATGCCGCCCCGCCAGGTCCGATTGGACGTCTCGGGGGAGACCGCATCGACCGTCACCCCGCTGGAGACTGCAAGGATGGGACTTCCCTTTTCGGCTCAAACGCAACTGCGATCGATCAAAGACGTGCTAGGGGCGATCGCCGACCCGTTGGACCTGAACGTCTCGGTGCGGCTTTGGAACGGCGACGTGGTTCCGATCGGCCGCGACGTGGACGGCCGATACACGATCGCCCTGTCCGGTCCGGGCGTTGTCGGGTCGTTGCTGCGGCGGCCGTCCTTGGAAACACTGGTCCGTCTGTACGCGACCGGTCACATCGCGTTCGAGGGCGGTGACTTGATGGAATTCACCGAGGCGTTGAAGACCGAAAAGGCCAACCGCCGGCGTTTGAAGACGATCTCCAAGACGATGCTGGTCAAGAAGACCTTGCCATTTCTGTTCGCCAAAACCGATGCGGGCGATTTGAGTCATCAATTCGCTGACGACGGCGTCGGCCGCAACGAATCACGCCGCGACAACACCGACTACATTCGATTCCACTACGACGTCGGCAACGCGTTTTACAAGCTGTTCCTGGGCAGCGAGATGCAGTACACCTGCGCCTATTTCAAAGACTGGGACAATTCGTTGGATCAAGCCCAACGCGACAAGATGGACATGATCTGTCGCAAGTTGCGGCTCAAGCCCGGCGAGCGGATGCTGGATATCGGCTGTGGCTGGGGCGGGCTGATTCGGTACGCCGCACAGCACTACGGCGTGAAAGCACATGGAATCACGTTATCGCAAGAACAGCACGACTATGCCCAAACCAAGATTGATGAACTGGGGCTGGGCGATCAGGTCAGCGTTGAGATCTGTGACTACGCGGATCACCAAGGAACGTACGACAAGATTTCCAGCATCGGAATGTCCGAGCACATCGGGATCGCCAACTACCCGCGTTACTTTGACAAGATCAATTCGATGCTCCGCGATCGCGGAATCATGCTGAACCATGCGATCGCACGGCGGGCAAAAAAATCGAAGCGAGACGCTCGCAAAATCCGTCCCGAACGGAAATTCATTTTGAAGTACATCTTCCCCGGCTCCGAACTGACTCCGGTGGGGATGACGACTGATTTCTTGGAGAACAGCGGCTTCGAAGTCCACGACGTCGAATCGTGGCGCGAGCACTACGCGTTGACGCTGAAGTATTGGTGCAAGAACCTGTCCGCCAACCGAGACGAAGCGATCCGGCTGGTCGGCCCCGAACGGTACCGTTTGTGGGTCGCCTACATGGCGGGCGGGTCAGCCGGTTTCTCGGCCGGTTCGATCAAGATCTATCAGGTCGTCGCAACCAAACGGGCCGGCAAGGGGCTTTCGGGCATGCCGCCGACACGCGCCGATCTGTATCGGGCGGCGTAG
- a CDS encoding pectate lyase: MRTQLICLLVLVLAVPASAQSDLKSQAVTAMREAAGYYVENVATHGGYVYHYSLDLKQRWGEGVATTDQIWIQPPGTPTVGMALLEAYDATGDPFYLDAATAAAGAVVYGQLSSGGWTNCVDLNPKGERQADYRNGKGRGKNHSSLDDGQTQSALRFLVLADLASGFRNAEIHDSAITGLDALLAAQFPNGGFPQVWTGPVSDQPIKPANYPDYDWRTEGRIKNYWDMYTLNDNVTGYVADLLIDAHRVYRDDRYLDALKKLGDFLVLAQMPMPQPGWAQQYNYDMQPIWARKFEPPGVSGDETQEVLQTLMRISHVTGDDKYLEPIPAAASWLRQSRLPDGRLARYYELRTNRPLYMQRRGDVYELTYDDSNLPSHYGWKTESQLAGLREQYKRVRGGLSPEPEVSQRDLAKQAQQIIGALDGQRRWVVTFDGQRLVGQAKMPIGTPYLSSAVFSQNLSALASYVKSQTR; this comes from the coding sequence ATGCGAACGCAACTGATTTGCCTGCTGGTTCTCGTTTTGGCGGTTCCCGCGTCGGCGCAGTCCGATTTAAAATCGCAGGCCGTCACAGCGATGCGTGAAGCCGCTGGCTATTACGTCGAGAACGTCGCGACGCACGGAGGCTATGTGTATCACTACTCGCTCGATTTGAAACAGCGATGGGGCGAGGGCGTGGCGACCACCGATCAGATCTGGATCCAGCCGCCGGGAACACCGACAGTGGGGATGGCGCTGCTGGAGGCCTACGATGCGACCGGCGACCCGTTCTATCTGGATGCCGCGACCGCTGCGGCCGGCGCAGTCGTCTACGGTCAACTCAGCTCCGGCGGCTGGACGAACTGTGTCGACTTGAACCCAAAAGGCGAACGTCAGGCGGACTATCGCAACGGCAAGGGCCGGGGGAAGAACCACTCGTCGCTGGACGACGGACAAACGCAATCGGCGCTTCGCTTCCTCGTACTCGCAGACCTCGCAAGTGGTTTTCGCAACGCGGAGATTCACGATTCCGCGATCACGGGACTCGACGCGCTGCTGGCGGCGCAATTCCCCAACGGCGGATTCCCCCAGGTCTGGACGGGACCGGTCAGCGACCAACCGATCAAGCCGGCAAACTATCCCGATTACGATTGGCGGACCGAAGGCCGGATCAAGAACTACTGGGACATGTACACGCTCAATGACAACGTGACCGGGTACGTCGCGGATCTGTTGATCGACGCCCACCGAGTTTACCGCGACGACCGCTACCTGGACGCTCTGAAAAAACTCGGTGACTTCCTGGTCCTCGCCCAAATGCCGATGCCGCAACCCGGCTGGGCACAACAATACAACTACGACATGCAGCCGATCTGGGCACGCAAGTTCGAACCGCCCGGCGTGTCCGGCGACGAGACCCAAGAGGTGCTGCAAACGCTGATGCGGATCTCCCACGTCACCGGTGACGACAAGTACCTTGAACCGATCCCGGCCGCGGCGAGCTGGCTGCGTCAATCGCGACTTCCCGACGGCCGACTCGCACGCTACTACGAATTGCGGACGAACCGTCCCCTGTACATGCAGCGGCGCGGCGACGTGTATGAATTGACCTACGATGATTCCAATCTTCCCAGTCACTACGGCTGGAAGACCGAATCGCAATTGGCCGGACTCCGAGAACAATACAAACGCGTCCGCGGCGGATTATCGCCGGAACCGGAAGTCTCCCAACGGGACTTGGCGAAGCAAGCTCAGCAGATCATCGGGGCGCTCGACGGTCAGCGACGCTGGGTGGTGACCTTCGATGGTCAGCGTTTGGTGGGACAGGCGAAGATGCCGATCGGAACGCCGTACCTGTCCAGTGCCGTCTTCAGCCAGAACCTGTCCGCACTGGCCAGCTACGTCAAATCGCAAACACGGTAG